One Flavobacterium cerinum genomic window, AGTTGCATTTACAAACTGTTTTTTTCTGCCTTCCAGTAATAATTCGCTGAATAAAAGTGGTTTCTCAAGAAAAAGTTGTTCGATTCCTTGTTTGCGGGCCTCTAAAGTTACTTCGCGTGAAATTTCAGGATAACAAGTATATCCTTTTTCCGTAAGACTGTTGATTAGCGTGGTTTTCCCCGATCCGGGGCCGCCAATTATAACGATGATTTCCTTATCCACTTTTTGAAAATAAGGCGCAAATTTACATTTTTTTGTGGAATGAACAGAAATAGTTTTTAATTTTATGATTTCAGGTTCCTTCAAATTATAGGAACAGACCTTGATTATTCATAACTCTAACGTATATTTGCTTTTATTTTTATGAAGATGGATAAAAAGACAGAAGAATTTTACCACAGACTTAAAGAAGAATTAACCAATTCGACACTATGGCCTTCCGAATATTTGTTTAAATTTATTGTTCCTGCCGATACTGAAAAAGTGCAGACGATCGAAAAATCGTTCGACGGCATGGGAGCTGTAATCCAGACACATCATTCCAAAACAGGTAAATACACCAGCGTTTCAATAAACGTAACCATGCAAAGCGCACAAAGCGTAATTGACAAATATTTGGAACTTACTAAAATAGAAGGCATTATTTCGCTATAAAGGGGAGGAACTATGAAATACAATCCAGAAGAGGCAATATATTTTCTTGAATACAATGCCGAAAGGCCGCATCTGATTATTCCGGAATACGGACGCCATTTGCAAAAGTTGATTGATCAGGCAACGGCTATCGAAGATCGGGAAGAACGCAACAAAGCAGCCCGATATATCATTTCGGTGATGGGAAGCCTTAATCCGCATTTAAGAGATGTTCCCGATTTCCAACACAAATTATGGGATCAGCTTTTTATTATGTCTGATTTTAGACTGGATGTCGATTCGCCTTACCCGATACCGAGCAAAGAAGTGCTGAATCAAAAACCGGATCGCTTAGCCTATCCGCAGAATTTTCCGAAATATCGTTTTTACGGTAACAATATCAAGTATATGATCGATGTTGCCAATAAATGGGAAGACGGAGATTTGAAAAGCGCTCTGATTATGGTTATCGCTAACCATATGAAGAAATCCTACCTGAGTTGGAATAAAGACACCGTAAAAGACGAAGTGATTTTCGAGCACTTATACGAATTATCAGGAGGCCAGATCAATCTGCTAAAAACAGATGAGGAATTATCCAACACAACCGATCTGATGCGCGTAAACAAAAAGCAATCCAACAAAACACAGTTCGGAAACAAACAGAACAACAATAATAATAACAATAAGAAAAATTATTCCAACCAGAAGAATAATAACAATAAGAACAATAATAACCGAAAAGCTTAATTTTCTTTCGAAACATGGGAACATTTAAAATAGAAGGGGGAATAAAATTAAAAGGAGAAATTACCCCTCAGGGCGCTAAAAATGAGGCGCTGCAAATATTGTGTGCAGTATTGCTAACACCGGAAAAAGTAACTATTTCGAATATTCCCGATATTATCGATGTTAATAAATTGATCACCCTATTAGGAAATCTTGGCGTAAAAATCCAGAAAATCGGATCCAATGCCTATACATTCCAGGCCGATGACGTTAACCTGAAATACCTGGAATCAATCGATTTTAAAGATGAAGGAAGAGCATTACGCGGTTCGATTATGATCGTAGGTCCGTTATTGGCCCGATTCGGAAAAGGTTATATCCCAAAACCGGGCGGAGACAAAATCGGAAGACGTCGTCTGGATACCCACTTCGAAGGTTTTATCAACCTGGGAGCTAAATTCAGATACAATAAAGAAGATTATTTCTATGGAGTTGAAGCTGAAAAGCTAAAAGGCGCTTATATGTTATTGGATGAAGCTTCGGTTACCGGAACTGCTAATATCGTAATGGCTGCTGTTCTTGCAGAAGGAAAAACCACAATTTATAATGCTGCCTGCGAACCGTATTTACAGCAATTATGTAAAATGCTAAACGCTATGGGGGCCAAAATCACCGGAATCGGTTCCAATTTACTGGAAATCGAAGGTGTAGAAAGCCTGGGCGGATGCGAACACCGAATTTTACCGGATATGATCGAAATCGGATCATGGATCGGTTTAGCCGCGATGACGCAGAGCGAAATCACCATTAAAGATGTAAGCTGGGAAAATTTAGGTGTTATCCCGAATACCTTCCGAAAACTGGGAATCACACTTGAGAAAAAAGGAGACGATATCTACATTCCGGCTCATGTTGACGGATATGAAATCAAAACGGATATCGACGGATCTATCCTTACCATTGCCGATGCGCCGTGGCCCGGATTTACACCCGACTTATTAAGTATTGTATTGGTCGTTGCTACACAAGCTAAAGGCGAAGTACTGATTCACCAAAAAATGTTTGAAAGCCGTTTATTCTTCGTGGATAAATTAATTGATATGGGCGCTAAAATTATTCTTTGCGATCCGCACAGAGCGACTATCATCGGACATAACTTTAAATCACAGTTAAAAGCCACCACAATGTCATCACCGGATATTCGTGCGGGAATTTCATTGTTGATTGCTGCTTTATCGGCTAAAGGAACCAGTACCATCCAAAATATCGAGCAAATCGATCGCGGATATGAAAAAATTGACGAACGTTTACGGGCTATCGGAGCGAATATCGTTCGCGTTTAACCCTATATACATTTACAACAAAAGAGCTGAATTCGTCTGAATTTGGCTCTTTTGCTTTTGAAACATGGAAACGACTACCCTACTTTTACTATGTCTGGCTGCTTTTATAGCCGGTTTTGTAGACGCTATTGTTGGCGGCGGCGGATTAATACAAACTCCGGCCGCTTTGATCTTATTACCTAATTATGCCGTATCTTCCGTGATCGGGTCGTTAAAAATTCCTGCTTTTTGCGGCACTTCTTCGGCTGCTTATCAATATCTCAAAAAAGTGACCGTCAAATGGCGTTTGTTTTTATTGATGGCCGTTTTAGCTTTCGCTTCGGCTTTTGCCGGATCACAAGTACTCACAATGGTTAGTAATGACTTTATGAAGCCGTTGCTTCTCGTTATTTTAATCGCTCTGGCTATTTATACATTTGTCAAAAAGGACTTTGGTCAACGTAAAGAACAAGCCGAAATCAGTTATAAAACAGTCGTGATTCGAGCGGCTATTATCAGTTGTATTGTCGGTTTTTACGACGGGTTTATCGGTCCCGGAACCGGAAGTTTTTTCGTTGTGGGTTTTATTTCCCTTTTAGGAATGGATTTCCTTCAGGCTTCCACCAATGCAAAGCTGGTCAATCTGGCTACCAACTTCGGATCGATCTGTTTGTTTCTGCTAAAAGGAAAAATCATCTGGATGATTGCACTACCAATGGCCGTCAGTAATGCTTTAGGCGGTTGGATCGGTGCCAAACTTGCTATTAATAAAGGAAACGGTTTTATCCGGATTTTCTTCCTGATCGTTGTAATCGGAACTTTAATCCGGTTTGCCTACGATATATTCTTTCAATAAAAAAAGACTGTCTTTGCGGACAGTCTTTTTTATATTTTAGCTCTGATGGATTATCCTAATATAGTTTTCAGTTCGTCAAAACCTACTTTACGTTGTTCACCCGATGTTAAATCTTTT contains:
- the murA gene encoding UDP-N-acetylglucosamine 1-carboxyvinyltransferase; the encoded protein is MGTFKIEGGIKLKGEITPQGAKNEALQILCAVLLTPEKVTISNIPDIIDVNKLITLLGNLGVKIQKIGSNAYTFQADDVNLKYLESIDFKDEGRALRGSIMIVGPLLARFGKGYIPKPGGDKIGRRRLDTHFEGFINLGAKFRYNKEDYFYGVEAEKLKGAYMLLDEASVTGTANIVMAAVLAEGKTTIYNAACEPYLQQLCKMLNAMGAKITGIGSNLLEIEGVESLGGCEHRILPDMIEIGSWIGLAAMTQSEITIKDVSWENLGVIPNTFRKLGITLEKKGDDIYIPAHVDGYEIKTDIDGSILTIADAPWPGFTPDLLSIVLVVATQAKGEVLIHQKMFESRLFFVDKLIDMGAKIILCDPHRATIIGHNFKSQLKATTMSSPDIRAGISLLIAALSAKGTSTIQNIEQIDRGYEKIDERLRAIGANIVRV
- a CDS encoding DUF493 family protein → MDKKTEEFYHRLKEELTNSTLWPSEYLFKFIVPADTEKVQTIEKSFDGMGAVIQTHHSKTGKYTSVSINVTMQSAQSVIDKYLELTKIEGIISL
- a CDS encoding sulfite exporter TauE/SafE family protein; amino-acid sequence: METTTLLLLCLAAFIAGFVDAIVGGGGLIQTPAALILLPNYAVSSVIGSLKIPAFCGTSSAAYQYLKKVTVKWRLFLLMAVLAFASAFAGSQVLTMVSNDFMKPLLLVILIALAIYTFVKKDFGQRKEQAEISYKTVVIRAAIISCIVGFYDGFIGPGTGSFFVVGFISLLGMDFLQASTNAKLVNLATNFGSICLFLLKGKIIWMIALPMAVSNALGGWIGAKLAINKGNGFIRIFFLIVVIGTLIRFAYDIFFQ
- a CDS encoding DUF4290 domain-containing protein, yielding MKYNPEEAIYFLEYNAERPHLIIPEYGRHLQKLIDQATAIEDREERNKAARYIISVMGSLNPHLRDVPDFQHKLWDQLFIMSDFRLDVDSPYPIPSKEVLNQKPDRLAYPQNFPKYRFYGNNIKYMIDVANKWEDGDLKSALIMVIANHMKKSYLSWNKDTVKDEVIFEHLYELSGGQINLLKTDEELSNTTDLMRVNKKQSNKTQFGNKQNNNNNNNKKNYSNQKNNNNKNNNNRKA